The Cucumis melo cultivar AY chromosome 9, USDA_Cmelo_AY_1.0, whole genome shotgun sequence genome includes the window TAGACATTAGACTTCTAAATCTAAGTCATTATATTAATCTGTTTCAAGGGTAAAAATGGTTGAATTCTAAAATGTCTCTTCGATTAAATTTCTTCCCATTTGGGTCAGATCTTCAAAATAAGAATTAATTACCCAATTTCAAAAGATGACACTCATTCTCATACCATTTTACTATACTCTTTAACTCCATTCCTAACTTCCTTAGCAAAATTTTAGGTGATTCCGTGGTACAACTTCCTTTCCAAGGGAGGGCACAAATAATTTGGAAAAATCACAAATCTCGTTCTTTTAAAACATGGATTCTAAAGAATGGACTAGCTTTCTATTCATGTATAATCCTTACAATTGTGAAAAGATTAGATTGAGCAAACAAAATTTGACTCTCTTGACCTTCATCAGATCCAAGCAGAACATTCCCATACACCAAACTGCTAGGTTGGTTTCCTAAAATCTTCTCAATGGCAGTACAATTTGATCACTGAATCGGCACCAGCAGTGAATAACCATGGCTGCATTGGGTGAAACTTGCAATCCATTACTCCTGCATTTGAGAAACAAGCAATGTGATAGTGTGATAATATCGTTTTCTACAATAATATTGCATATTTTTGTTCAAAGCCTACTTTCTTTCTACTTGATGCATATTTTGACGATCAAAAGCTTAAAAGCTGTAACCTCACATCCAAAAAGAACTTATCTACTCACCTCTTCCATTAACATTTTTGTGTCCTCTTAGTATTTCCAACGGTGTAATAAGAGGATTCTGCGTAAGATCGGAGTAAACCATCCCATGGAAAACATATGCGGTGCCATCATCGGAGCAAGATGCAAATAATGGACGTGATCGATGGAAGGCAACATTTGTGATATCTTTCGGATGGCAGCTGCACAAATATTCCCAAATAAATGTTAAGAGATTCAACTTCAAAAGATAGTAAGAACATTGGggtttctcaaaaaaaaaaattcctcaactttttttttttttttgaaacaattGCTTTCAATGGGAGTAATCAATGTGTGAGATCTATATGGAATGGTTTCTCcaaggaatttaattttatacttGAGAGACCGGAGATGTTTGAACATCTCTCACCAGGGAGTTTCTCCTCCATCCACCCTTCAAGAacaaaggattttttttttttggtttgcAGGAGTATGTGCATGTGCATTATTATGGGATATTTGGGAGTGAGGAACAATAAAGTGTTTGGAGGTATGGTGAGAGATCCTAGCAAGGTCTAGTTTTTTTATGAGGTTTTGGGTTTCTTTCTTGGACTTCGATTTCAGAgaccttttttttaataattccTTTGGTAAAAAGTCCCTCCATGTGAACATTGTTTAACattcaaataattaaaagtcATAATGCTTCCCAAGCTATTCATTCTACCAGGGCTGAGGGCAGATTACCGGAGAATTTTGTAAGGCTCTGATGAAAGATCCATGTCAAACCAACATAACTTTCCTTCTCTGCTCCCCACGATAACATTGTCACCTACATCCAAAATTCAATGTCAAGAACTTCTTCAGAAACAAAGTTTTTATATGGAAACAGCACAATGTAATGTAATCAAGTCGCCAATGAGGCTTAAACGTAGATGTACCAGCTGGATGCACAGCAATAGAAGAAACTTCACGGAGTCCAGTTTTCAGTTTTTTCAGGAGCTTTTGCTTCAATAAATTATAAACACGAACCTCCTTCTTCGTTGATACAAAAAGAATAGATTGAGTGGGATGAAAAACTGATGAAACAGGAAGCCCATGCAACTTGAATGGAATTTTTTGTGTTAACTTTTTAGAGAGCTGATGAATAAGAACTGCTCTTGATTCACGTAAAACAAGTCAAGGAAAACTGTTGCTGtcttaaacaaacaaaaatataaatgttACCACTTCATCCAACATACAAGAAAATATAAGGCACACAGCATTATTTATGCCAAGGAGCATAAGGCCTCATAAGTACACTCAACCTAAGAGGCGATATTTATTTTCTTGCAAACTTAGAATCATGGACTTCAAAAGAACATATAGGTGAAAAAGAAGGCATGAACCTAAATGGCATCAGGTTGACTTCAGCAAACAGATGTTATTCATCAAAACTTAGACAATAAAATACAATTTTTACAAATGCATAGAATAAATATAAGAATCGAAGGCTTTACGATAGACTAGATGTACGGACACATGTAACTGAATGAAAATTCAAGTGAAATAAAGGTGGTAAAACTCCAAAACAAAATTGAATAGGATATCAGCTGGTAAAACTGTTGAAAGGTAGTCTCCTTTACGGTGCCATTCAACTGCAGATACACTCTGCAACTCACATTGGAAGACAAGAAACTCTAGTTACATTAGTCATTTAGAAAGAGTCACTTGATTAACATTAGGGAGAGAATGTGAATAGAAAGCACCTTAAAATGCCTTAATCTAATCCCCCCAGTCTTGTCATCTTGAAGCCAGGTCGCAGCTGGCGTTTTATCTATGCATAGAATCACAACAAATTAGGACAACAATTAACTTAACCAAGGAACTAAGACAAATCACAATTGCATACTACCAGAATTTTCTGTTGCAGGAAGTTTGTCAACATGGAGAACTTCCTTAATTTTTGCTTGAACCTCCCCATCCCCAAGACCAGTGTTTAAAAGCAATACATCAACACCCCTGCAGAATGTTTATtagaaaattaacaaaaaagaaGATATTATACCATAGTTTAAACATCCTCAAAATGATATCACTAGTCTTACGCAGCAGCAGCCAATATCGGAAGATCAGGCTTAGGATTCCAAGCTACATACTTCACAGGTTCCCCAAGCTCCCACACTTTAAGACATCTGCCTGTTTCAACTTCCCATATCCGAACAGTTCCATCCAATGAACCTTGACTCGCAATAGTATAAAAGAAGATCCAAATCAAAACAATTGTTTTAGTCTCGTGaacaaaaataatcaaatttctaCATTAATCATTCTTACCTGAGGCAATCCATTGACCATTGGCTTCAGTTGAAATGGACATTACCGCATCCTTATGACCTCTAAATTCAAGATAGCATGTAGTCGGATAAGGTCTAAGATCTTTCCGGTTTGGCAGCTTAGGTTTCAAAGATTCAGGATCAATATTAATCTGAAACATGGAAGttatgagaagaaaaaagaaaagatcaaTCTATTTGAATAGTAATTAATGTAATAGAATAAGATCAATATAACCCAAATCTCAGTAAGACTTAAAAAATTATGGAAgggtttttttaagaaaagtaaTGATCCTGATCTGTTTTGCTTACACGCTTCTTCCGAACACGAGGGCACAAATAGAGATCCAAACAACGCTCAAATGCATCCTTAAGAGCATTGTCATAGGCAGGTACACTTCTCATGGACGTAAACCTGAccataacaaatataaatataaaccGATGGATGCACAACAAAAACAAAGGAGATAACTAGatgattaaaataaaatgaataataCTAGAAGCTAATGGCTATATAAAAAGCTTTATCACCTCCTAGGAATAAACTTTGGTCGATCTTCTTCATACATTAACTGATATGAGTTTATTTCTTCTTGAGTAGGGATATATTCCAGTGAAGGATTATATGATTCATCATGACCTGTCAAAAAGTAATACACTTTTAGCAAATAAATTATAGAAATGATATTATAGCATTACAGGAGTATATTAGTAATTGGTTAAGGAGTTATAAGAAAGGAGGTAGGAGAAGAGAAAGTTAGGCATCAATTCAATCGGCTTAAAGCCTGGGTGATCTCAAGAAAGTAAGGGTCTACGTTCCTTAGATTACTTGGTTCATTTTGTAAGTCCATCTCTTACATTGCAACATAATTCTAGTTTAATTTGCATTTTACCAATCAGCCAGATAAAAGTGGTAAACACCTAAAAATCTGAAAAACAATTAAAAGAATACCTGGCaactttggttttggtgcaggAATGTAAGACAGATGTGAGGTCTTCTCTGTGGTGCTCGACTCATCACCCCACAAATCGTAGAACTGTTGCTCCTCTTTGGGCTTGTCAAACTTAATATGTCCATTTCGAATTGCCCGAACTAATCGAACAACCTAAGAATTTGCCAAAACCAGAAAATGTGAGCAAAAAACATCGAACTAGTATATCATCACAGGTAAGCAAATGCCTATATAATAAATCAAGATTCAATGAAAATTGAAGAACATACAAGGAAAGAAATATGAAAGAATCACAAGTGTACATTAGTACAATCAAATATATGATTATGGTCAATGGAAAAACATTTCTTATTATGCAGAAAATTCTGCTAAAGACTAAAATGGTAGAACACATGAAGCAATTTTTATCTGTGAACAAATTT containing:
- the LOC103498637 gene encoding ribosome biogenesis protein BOP1 homolog; its protein translation is MKLKLDNKSSRKACKLQTKHGKKKSHVNESKSQPTKQNDVELDLEQEAPTLDEDPVQQHLDSSPPSDCNEDNVNAGDDHHNLENDEDQENGNDNPIPDQVEEESDSSEDEVAPRNTVGDVPLEWYRDEKHIGYDISGKKILKKEREDRLQSFLASADDSKSWRKVYDEYNDEVIELSKEEVRQLRRLLKGKAPHADFDPHAPYVDWFKWDDAKHPLSNAPEPKRRFIRSKWEAKKVVRLVRAIRNGHIKFDKPKEEQQFYDLWGDESSTTEKTSHLSYIPAPKPKLPGHDESYNPSLEYIPTQEEINSYQLMYEEDRPKFIPRRFTSMRSVPAYDNALKDAFERCLDLYLCPRVRKKRINIDPESLKPKLPNRKDLRPYPTTCYLEFRGHKDAVMSISTEANGQWIASGSLDGTVRIWEVETGRCLKVWELGEPVKYVAWNPKPDLPILAAAAGVDVLLLNTGLGDGEVQAKIKEVLHVDKLPATENSDKTPAATWLQDDKTGGIRLRHFKSVSAVEWHRKGDYLSTVLPAGESRAVLIHQLSKKLTQKIPFKLHGLPVSSVFHPTQSILFVSTKKEVRVYNLLKQKLLKKLKTGLREVSSIAVHPAGDNVIVGSREGKLCWFDMDLSSEPYKILRCHPKDITNVAFHRSRPLFASCSDDGTAYVFHGMVYSDLTQNPLITPLEILRGHKNVNGRGVMDCKFHPMQPWLFTAGADSVIKLYCH